The Diaminobutyricimonas aerilata nucleotide sequence CTGACCCGCCACGACATCGCCGCCGTCGGCATCACGAACCAGCGCGAGACCGCGGTCGTGTGGGACCGGAACACCGGCAAGCCGGTGTACAACGCGATCGTCTGGCAGGACACCCGCACCCAGAACATCGTCGACCGTCTCGCCCAGGACGGCGGCGTCGACCGGTTCAAGGACGTCGTCGGACTGCCGCTGGCGACCTACTTCTCCGGAACGAAGATCGTCTGGATCCTCGAGAACGTCGACGGCGCGCGCGAGAAGGCGGACGCCGGTGAGCTGATGTTCGGCACGACCGACAGCTGGGTGCTGTGGAACCTCACCGGCGGTACCGACGGCGGCGTGCACGCGACCGACGTGACCAACGCGTCCCGCACGCTGTTCATGGACCTCGAGACGCTCGAGTGGCGCGACGACATCCTCGAGGTGTTCGGCGTGCCCCGTTCGATGCTGCCCGAGATCAAGAGCTCGTCCGAGACGTACGGCTCCGTCGAAGCCTCGAGCCTGTTGCGCGAGGTGCCCGTCGCGGGCATCCTCGGCGACCAGCAGGCGGCGACCTTCGGTCAGGCGGCGTTCGATCCGGGCGAGTCGAAGAACACCTACGGCACCGGCAACTTCCTCATCTTCAACACGGGTGAGGAGATCGTGCGGTCGAAGAACGGACTGCTCACGACGCTCGGGTACAAGCTCGGCGACGACAAGCCGCACTACGCGCTCGAGGGTTCGATCGCGGTCACCGGTTCGCTCGTGCAGTGGCTCCGCGACAACCTCGGGCTCATCTCGTCCGCGCCCGAGATCGAGGATCTCGCGAAGACGGTCGACGACAACGGCGGCGTGTACTTCGTGCCCGCGTTCTCCGGGCTGTTCGCGCCGTACTGGCGTCCGGACGCCCGCGGCGCGCTGGTCGGAATGACCCGCTACGTCAACAAGGGCCACATCGCCCGCGCGGCGCTCGAGGCGACGGCGTTCCAGACGCGGGAGGTGCTCGACGCGGTCAACGCCGACTCGGGTGTCGACCTGCAGGAGCTCAAGGTCGACGGCGGCATGATCGCGAACAACACGCTCATGCAGTTCCAGGCCGACATCCTCGGCGTGCCGGTCGTGCGTCCGGTGGTCGCGGAGACGACGGCGCTCGGCGCCGCCTACGCCGCCGGTCTCGCGGTCGGCTTCTGGTCGGGCCTCGACGAGCTGCGGGCCAACTGGCAGGAGGACTCGCGCTGGGAGCCGAACATGGACTCCGACGAGCGCGAGCGTCAGCTGCGCCTGTGGAAGAAGGCCGTCACGAAGACCTTCGACTGGGTCGACGACGACACCGACCGCTAGTCGCGGTCAGCGGAAGGGCCGGGTCGCCGTGGGCGGCCCGGCCCTTCTCCGTTTCGAGCACCTGATCCCGACACCCTCGCCGGTGAGTTGCGGAGAAGTGCGGAAATCCGGGTGCGAATTCCCGCAATTGTCCGCAACTCGAAGAGGAGAGGCGGATGTCGCGGGGCGAACCGAGGATCAGGCGGGCAGGAGCAGCTCGGGCAGCTCGTCGAGCGAGCGGATGACGTGCGCTCCGGCGGTGGCCGCCTCGGCGAGGTCGGCGTCGGTCGCCGTGCCGCGCCGGTCGATCCACACCCCGGTGAGCCCGGCGGAAGCCGCCCCGATCGCATCCGTGTGCAGGCGGTCGCCCACATACACGGCGTGCTCCGGTCGTACGGCGAGCAGTTCGCACGCGAGCCGGAAGATGCGCGGGTCGGGCTTCGCGATGCCGACGGCCCCGGATGCGACCACCGAGTCGACGCGCTCCGAGAGCGCGACCGCATCCAGCTTCTCGGTCTGGAAGTCGAGCTCGCCGTTCGTGATGATGCCGAACCGCACGCCGGGTCGCCGGCGCCCGAGCTCGTCGAGGCACGGGAGCGCGTCGTCGTGCAGGCTCCACGCGGCGCGGTAGCCCGCGAGGTACCCGTCGAACCAGGCGTCCGCCGCGTCGTCGTCGAGGTCGATCCCGTAGGGCGCGACGAACCCCCGCGCGCGCTCGCGACGCTGCTCGAGGAAGCCGACCTCACCCGAGAGGTAGCGGTGGTAGTGGTGCTCTTCGAGGTCGGTCCAGCGGGCGAACTCGACCGCCGCGTCGGCTGCGGCGAGCTCGCCGCCGAGGGACGTGCGGTGCGCCAGCACCCCGGACTCGACCGCCGCCCGGTGCGCGAACAGGGTGTCGTCGAGATCGAACAACACCGCTGCGGGAAATTCAGGAGTCGAGGTGCCCGGTGGCTCCTCGGCGGCGTGACGCCCCGCCATCTCAGCGGTCCGTTCCGGAGTCGTCAGCCGCGACTCCTGAATTTCCGACACCCGCGGCGGAGGTCGGCGGGAAGGTGTCGTCGGGCCAGCCCGGTTGCGGCGCCCGGTCGTCGACGACGGTGAGGTGCGCGTGCCACGAGGGCGTGCCGTCGGCGCCCGGCGCGATGCCGTCGTAGCGGAAGCCGCGCGAGCGCGCCGACGCGGCGGACGCCGTGTTGCCGACGACGGCCTCCCAGCGGATGCGGTCCATGCCGCGCGCGAAGCCCCAGTCGAGTACCGCATCCATCGCCTCGCCGAGATAGCCGCGGCGGCGATGCGGGGCACCCACCCAGTAGCCGAGGTTCACAGCGCCCGAGTCCTCGTGCCGCAGGCCGATGCACCCGACGAGGTCGCCGTTCACGCGCATGGCCCAGGTGAACTCGCGGTCGTCGCGCCAGCCGTTCGCCACGTACTCGGTGACGAACGACACCCCGTGCTCGCGCGTGTACGGCCACGGCGTCGTGAGGAACCGCTCGAACAGCGGGTCCTGACAGTACTCGGTGATGCGGCCCACATCCTCGAGCGTCGGCGCGGACAGCTCGAGCCGGGCCGTGTGCAGCACGACGGGCCTCATGCGCGCGGCAGCAGGCCGATGCGGTCGTACACCTGCGCCAGGCGCTCCTGAGCGAGCTCGTTGGCGCGAGCCGCGTTCACGGCGAGCAGGCGGTCGAGCTCCGCGGGGTCGTCGAGCAGCTCGAGCGTGCGCGCCCGGATGGGCTCGAACTCGGCGACGACCGCCTCCGCGACCGCCTTCTTGAGGTCGCCGTAGCCGCGCCCCTCGAACTGCTGCTCGAGCGCCGAGATCTTCTCGCCGGTGAACGCCGAGAGGATCGTGAGCAGGTTCGAGACGCCCGCCTTCTCGCCGCGGTCGAACCGCACCTCGCGGCCCGTGTCGGTGACGGCCGAGCGGATCTTCTTCGCCGTCTTCGCCGGCTCGTCGAGCAGCCAGACCACGCCCGACTCGCTCTCGGCCGACTTGCTCATCTTCGACGTCGGGTTCTGCAGGTCGTAGATGCGGGCGGTGTCGGGGAGGGTGATGGCCTCCGGGATGACGAACGTGTCGCCGAACCGGCTGTTGAACCGCGCCGCGAGGTCGCGCGTCAGTTCGACGTGCTGGCGCTGGTCGTCGCCGACGGGCACGACCTCGGTGCCGTAGAGCAGGATGTCGGCCGCCATGAGCACGGGGTAGGTGAACAGGCCCACGGATGCGGCGTCGGCGCCCTGCCGGGCCGACTTGTCCTTGAACTGCGTCATGCGGCTCGCCTCGCCGAACCCCGTGATGGTGTTGAGAACCCAGGCGAGTTCGGTGTGGGCGGGCACGTGCGACTGCACGAACAGCGTCGACGCCTCCGGGTCGATGCCCGCGGCGATGTACTGCGCGGCGGTGCGGCGCGTCTTCTCGCGCAGCGACGCGGCCTCCTGCGGCACGGTGATCGCGTGCAGGTCGACGACGCAGAACAGCGCGTCGTGCTTCCGCTGCAACTCCCGCCACTGCAGCAGCGCACCGACGAAGTTGCCGAGGTGGAGCGAATCGGCGGAGGGCTGCATGCCGGAGAAGAGACGGGGGGCGGTCATCCCCCCATTCTCTCAGGAACGCCCGGCGTCTCCCGGTTCCCGATCCCGGGCGTCGCGGATGCCGTCGCGGACGGCCGCGCGGACCACCAGGTACATCACGTAGAAGCCCACTGCGGCGAAGGTGACGCCGAGCGCGAGCCCCGAGAACGGGTCCATCAGAGCGCGTAGTCCACGACGACGGGGGCGTGGTCCGACCAGCGGGTGTCCCACGCGGAGGCGCGGTCGATCGCGTAGTCGACGACCGTCTCGGCGAGCGGCGCCGTCGCGAGGTGGTAGTCGATCCGCCACCCCGTGTCGGTGTCGAACGCCTTGCCGCGCTGGCTCCACCACGTGTACGGGCCGGCGACCTCTCCGGCGAAGCGCCGTCCGACGTCCACCCAGCCGAGCCCGGGCCCTTCGGAGCCGTCGACGCCGGTGACCGTCTCGCCCTTCGGGCCGAGGATGCGGTCGAAGTACGCGCGCTCGCGGGGCAGGAAGCCGGGGTTCTTCTGGTTGCCCTTCCAGTTCTTGATGTCGAGTTCGCGGTGTCCGACGTTGAGATCGCCGAGCACGATGGCGAGCTCGTTGTGCTGTTCGAGCTCCGGCAGCCGCTCCTCCATCGCGTCGAGGAACTTGTACTTCTCGACCTGCTTCGCGCCCTCGCCGCCGGAGTGCACGTACGCGCTCACGACGGTGACGATGCGGTCGCCCACCTCGTAGTCCGCCTCGAGCCAGCGGCCCGCCGAGTCGAACTCCTCCGCGCCGAGCGAGACACGGTGGATCGACGCCTTGTTGCGGCTCGCGATCGCGACCCCGGCGCGACCCTTCGCGGTCGCGGCGTCGTGCAGGATGTCCCACTCGGTGCCGAGCAGGCTCTCGAGGTCGCTCGTCTCGGCGCGCACCTCCTGCAGGGCGAGGATGTCGATGTCGCGCCCGGCGAGCCAGTCGCCCATGCCCTTGCGGAAGGCGGCTCGGACGCCGTTGACGTTGACGGTGGCGATGCGCAGCGGTTTTGGCACGTCGCTCATCCTACGAACCCCGACCGACATCCGAGTGGTCCTCGGGATCCGCCGAACGGTCGCGGCGGAACAGGGCGCGCACCCGTCGGGCGAGCCGGGCGATCGGTCCCGGCTCCGACGGTGCCGGCTCGGGCTCGTGCTCCGCCACGAGCCGCCGCGCCTCCTCGAGTCGCCGGCGCTCCACCTCGGGGTCGACGACGAGCCCGCGGTCCCGCATCCCGACGGCGACCCACGCGGCGGCGAACAGGATCACCTGGCAGCTGAGGTTGAAGTAGATGAGCAGGCCCACGATGACGGCGAAGGAGGCGAGCAGCGGATTGGTGCCGCCCCCGCCGAGTAGTGCGCCGCCGACGACCTTGAGCACACCGAGTCCACCTGCGCCGAGCAACGCGCCGGCGCGCAGCCGGCGCCACGGGATGTGCAGGCCGGAGAGCACCCGGTAGAGCCCGCCGAGCGTCACCGCGTCGAGCGCGAACATGACGGTGAGCGTGACGACGCGCCCGCCGACGGCGCCGACGATGGAGTCGGACCCGATGCCGACGAGATCGAGCAGCAGACCGGTCGCCGCGGTTCCTGCGACGGAGAGGGCGGCCGTCAGCACGAGGGCGAGACCGAACAGGGCGGCGAGCCCCAAATCGCGCAGCTTCACGAGGAAGAAGTTCGCCTCGAGCGGCGGCTGATCGAACTCCACCCGCACCGCGTCGCGGGCGGAGCCGAGCCAGCCGATCGCGGTCACGAGCAGCCCGATCAGGGCGACGGTGCCCGACAGGGTGAAGCCGTCGATCTGCAGCAGCGCATCCGGGTCGATGGCGCCGTTCCCGTTCTCCTGCTCGATGAGCCCGGGCACGGTCTGGGCGAGGTAGTCGATGAGCGTCGAGCGCAGCGCCACGTCACCGGCGATGACGAGCCCCGCGATCGAGAAGCCGACCCAGATGCCGGCGAACGCGGCGAAGATCGACTGGTACGCCAGTCCGCTCGCGAGGATCGGACCGCGCGTGATCGTGTAGTGCTGGGCCACCCGCACCGGTCGCCAGCCCAGCACGCGCTCCACGAGAGCCGGGAAGCCCCGCGTCCCACCCTCGTCCGCCACGCCTTCACGCTATCCGCGGCAGTAGGCTGACCGCGGGCAACCGTCGAGGAAGAGGGAATACATGGAGCTTCGAGGTGTCGGTGTGGGTCGCGGTGTCGCCGCAGGTCCCGTTCTGCGGATGCCCGAACCGCTGGCCGAACCGGCCGATGCGCGGCACGACGGTGACGCGGCCGGCGAGATCGCCGAGGTCGACGACGCGCTCGCGGCCGTCGCCGCGGACCTGAACACGCGCGCCCAGGCGGCGGGTGGGGACGCGCAGGCCGTGCTCGAGGCCGCCGCCATGATGGCGCAGGACCCGATGCTCGTCGACGACGTGCGGGCACGCATCGAGGCGGGTTCGACGGGCGAACGCGCCGTGTTCGACGCCTTCCGGTCCTTCCAGGAGCAGCTCACCGCGATGGGCGGCTACATGGCCGAACGCGCGACCGACCTCGCCGACGTGGCCCAGCGCATCATCGCCCGGCTGCGCGGCGTGCCGGCGCCGGGCGTGCCGCAGAGCGACACCCCCTTCATCCTCGTCGCGCGCGACCTCGCCCCGGCCGACACGGCCCTGCTCGACCTCGAGAAGGTGCTCGGGCTCGTCACGAGCGACGGCGGGCCCACCTCGCACACCGCGATCCTCGCCCGGCAGAAGTCGATCGTCGCTCTCGTGGGCGTGCAGGGCGCCCTCGACATCGCCGACGGCACGACCGTCGTCGCGGACGCCGCGAACTCCACCGTCATCGTGGACCCGGACGCAGCGCAGCTCGAGGACGTGCAGCGGCGCATCGCCGAGCGCGCCTCGGCGGCCGCGGCCCCCGTTCAGGACGGCGCGCTCGCCGACGGCACCCCGGTGCCGTTGCTCGCCAACCTCGGCTCGCCCGACGAGGCGGCCGGCGCCGTCGAACTCGGCGCCGAGGGCGTGGGGCTGTTCCGCACCGAGTTCCTGTTCCTCGATGCGACGAGCGCACCGACCGTCGAGTCCCAGCAGGCGAGCTACACGGCGCTGCTCGAGGCGTTCCCGGGCCGCAAGGTCGTCGTGCGCGCGCTCGATGCCGGCGCCGACAAGCCGCTGTCGTTCCTCAACGACGCGCACGAGGAGAACCCCGCACTCGGGCTGCGCGGCCTGCGGGCGCTGCGGGCGAGCGAGCAGATCCTGCGCGACCAGCTCACGGCGCTCAAGAACGCGCAGGACGCGACCGAGGCGGACCTCTGGGTGATGGCGCCGATGGTGTCGGATGCGGAGGAGACCCGCTACTTCGTCGAGCTCGGCCGCGAACTCGGACTCAAGACCGTCGGCGTCATGGCCGAGGTGCCCTCGCTCGCCGTGCTCGCCGACCAGGTGCTCGCCATCGCGGACTTCGTGAGCATCGGCACGAACGACCTCACCCAGTACACGCTCGCCGCCGATCGGATGCTCGGCTCGGTCGCGTCGTACCAGGACCCGTGGCATCCCGCGGTGCTGCGCCTCGTGAAGTCGCTCGGCGACGCGGGCGCCGCCGCCGGCAAGCCGGTCGGCATCTGCGGGGAGGCCGCGGCCGATCCGGACCTCGCGGTCGTGCTCGTCGGGCTCGGGGCGACGACCCTCAGCATGAGTCCCGCGGCACTCGCCGACGTGCGGCAGGCGCTCGCCGAGGTCACGATCGAGCAGGCCCGGGCGAAGGCGACCGCCGCTCTCGGTGCGATGACCGCGGCCGAGGCCCGCGCCGCCGCGACCGCCGCCTGAGCCTCGACGACCGCTGTGGCCCCCGTCACGCGCGGGAGCGCACGCGAGAATCCCCGTGACGGCGCCGCGAAACGGCGTCATACTGGACCGAGTTGTCTGTCTCTTGGGGTGAGACGGTGAAGTCGCCGTCACATCCCCTCGGGGATGAGAGGAATCAAGGGGGATGAGCGAGGAGCCGCAGAACCCGCAGGGTTCGGACCAGGTGCTCGTGGCGCAGGCGCGAGGGGGGAACACTCGCGCCTACGCCGAGCTCTGGCGGCGGCACCATCGCGCCGGCTTCCACGTCGCGCGCCGCTTCACCTCGATCGACGCCGACGATCTCGTGAGCGAGGCGTTCGCCCGCATCCTCAAGCGCATCCAGGCCGGCGGTGGACCCACGGGTGCGTTCCGGCCCTACCTGTACACGACGATCCGCAACCTCGCGTCGACGTGGGGTGCCGCCCGGCGCGAGATCGCCGTGGACGAGTTCGACGACCTCGAGGAGGCGTTCGAGAACACGGTCGATCCCGCCATGCAGGCGCTCGACCGCACGCTCGTGGCACGGGCGTTCCGCGCCCTGCCCGACCGGTGGCAGACGGTGCTCTGGTACACCGAGGTCGAGGGGATGGACCCGCACGAGGTCGCTCCGCTGCTCGGCATCAGCGCCAACGGCGTCGCCGCGCTCGGCTATCGGGCCCGGGAGGGTCTGCGCCGCGCCTGGTTGCAGGCCCACATCGCGGACGCGGCGCTCGCCGGCGAGTGCGCGTGGGCGTCGGCACGGATGGGCGACCACGCCCGGTCCGGCCTCTCCCGCCGCGACGCCGCCCGCTTCGACGCGCACGTCGCCGAGTGCAAGAACTGCACCCGCCTGAGCGAAGAGGTGCGGCACGTCGGCGCGGACCTCGGCCTCGTGCTCCTGCCGCTGCTGCTCGGCGGCACCGCCGGGGTCGCGCTCTCCGGATCCGCGGCCGCGCCGGACGCCGCCGCGTCAGCCCTTCCCGATCTCCCGTTCCCGACCGAGATCGTCGGTGCCGCAGGCTCGGCGGTCGCCGCGCCCGTCGCGGCCGGCCTCTCGCTCGGAGCGGCGACCGGCACGACGGCGATGCTCGGCTCAGCGGCCATCGTCGTCGCCGTGGGCGGAGGCATCGTCGGCGGCGGGATCCCCGCCGGCGTGGCCGTTCCCGTGCCGACCGAGACCACGCCGATCGCCGCCGAACCGGTCGCGGGCACGCCGGCCGGCCCGTCGCCGTACGCGGCGGACCCCTCCACCGACGGCACGGTCGAGCGACCGGGTGGCGGCGCCCCCGCGCCGGACGACCCCGCGAACATCCCCGGGCCCCTCGCGCCCGAGGCGAGCACCCCGGACGCCCCCGGCGGCGGAAACGGGCTCGGCGGCGTCGTGGGCGGAGTGGGAAACGCGGTCGGCGGTGTGGTCGGTGGTGTCGGCAATACGGTCGGCGGTGTGGTCGGTGGTGTCGGCAATACGGTCGGCGGTGTGGTCGGTGGTGTCGGCAACACGGTCGGGGGTGTGGTCGGTGGTGTCGGCAACACGGTCGGGGGTGTGGTCGGCGGTGTCGTCGACACGGTCACGGGCGGCACACCGCCCCCGGGACACACCGCGCCCGGCGGACCGGTCGCGGCCGACATCGCCCTCAACCTCGGAGGCACGGCGACCCCGGGCGCGCACCTGTCGCTCCAAGCCGGAGGCCAGGTGTACGCGACCGCGACCGTGGACCGCAACGGACGCTTCACGCTCGCGGCGACCGCCATCCCGGCCGGCACCGCGCGGCTGTCGCTCGTGCAGCAGGTCGACCGCGACTACCTGGGAGGCCTCGTCGGGGGCGTGCTCGGTGCCGTGGACAGCCTCGTGAACGCCCTCATCAAACCGGTCGTCATCACGACTCCGACCGCCGGCATCCGCATCGACGTCATCGGCTGAAATCCGGCTCGCGCTCGCGTCATAGGCAGCGGTGCGTCCGGTCTCTCCGAGCGAGGGCGCCACGCCCCGTCGCCGGTCGTCCCATGCCGGCGGCGCACCGGCCGGCCCTGACCAGGAGTCCCAGCTCCCGTCAGGGTCGGTGCGGTGGTGGCGTCAGCCCTTGACGGTGAGCGGGATGTCCGGCTTGCCGCGCATGATCGCGTTCTTGACCTCCGCGATCGCCTGCGTGACCTGGATGCCGCGCGGGCACGCCTCGGAGCAGTTGAACGTCGTGCGGCAGCGCCACACGCCCTCACGGTCGTTGAGGATGTCCAAGCGCACCTGCGCGCCCTCGTCGCGGTCGTCGAAGATGAAGCGGTGCGCGTTCACGATCGCGGCCGGTCCGAAGTACTGACCGTCCGTCCAGAACACGGGGCAGCTCGAGGTGCACGCGGCGCACAGGATGCACTTCGTGGTGTCGTCGAAGCGCTCGCGGGCGACCGGCGACTGGATGCGCTCCTTCTCGGGCTTCGAGCTCGCGATGAGGAACGGCTGGATCTCGCGGTACGACTCGAAGAACGGCTCCATGTCGACGATGAGGTCCTTCTCGAGCGGAAGCCCCTTGATCGCCTCGATGTAGATGGGCTTCGCGATGTCGAGGTCCTTGATGAGCGTCTTGCACGCGAGGCGGTTGCGGCCGTTGATGCGCATGGCGTCCGATCCGCAGATGCCGTGGGCGCACGAGCGACGGAACGTCAGCGAACCGTCCTGCTCCCACTTGATCTTGTGCAGGGCGTCGAGGATGCGGTCCGTCGGGTACATCTCGACGTCGAAGTCCTGCCAGCGCGGCTCCTCGTCGACCTCGGGGTCGAAGCGGCGGATGATGACCGTGACGGTGAACGACTGCGCCTGCGCGGGCGGCGGTGCCGCGCGGCCTTCGAGGGTTGCGGTGCTCATCAGTACTTCCGTTCCATCGGTTCGTAACGGGTCATCACGACCGGCTTCCAGTCGAGACGGATGTGGTCGTCGGCGAGCGACGAGTGCGGATCGCCGGTGAGGTACGCCATCGTGTGCTTCATGTACCCGGCGTCGTCGCGCTTCGGGAAGTCGTCGCGCATGTGGCCGCCGCGGCTCTCCTTGCGGTTGCGGGCCGAGAACACGACGACCTCGGCGAGGTCGAGGAGGAAGCCGAGCTCGATGGCCTCGAGCAGGTCGGTGTTGTACCGCTTGCCCTTGTCCTGGATCGAGACGTTGCGGTAGCGCTCGCGCAGGCCCGCGATGATCTTGGTGACCTTCTCGAGCGACTCGTCGGTGCGGAACACCTGGGCGTTCCGGTCCATCTCGTCCTGCAGCTCCTTGCGGATCGCGGCGACCCGCTCGGTGCCGTTCGAGTTGCGCAGCATCTCGACGAGCTCGCGCACCCCGGCGGCGGGGTCGGCCGGCAGCGGCGTGAAGTCGACGGTCGCGGCGTACTCGACGGCGTTGTTGCCGGCGCGCTTGCCGAACACGTTGATGTCGAGCAGCGAGTTCGTCCCGAGGCGATTGGAGCCGTGCACCGACACGCACGCGCACTCGCCGGCGGCGTAGAGCCCCGGCACGACCGTGTCGTTGTCGCGCAGCACCTCGGCCTTGACGTTGGTCGGGATGCCGCCCATCGCGTAGTGCGCGGTCGGCATGACCGGCACCGGCTCGTATACGGGGTCGACGCCGAGGTAGGTGCGGGCGAACTCGGTGATGTCGGGCAGCTTGGTCTCGAGCACCTCGGCGCCCAGGTGCGTGCAGTCGAGCAGCACGTAGTCCTTGTGCGGACCGGCACCGCGGCCCTCCGCGACCTCCTGCACCATGCAGCGCGAGACGATGTCGCGCGGGGCGAGGTCCTTGATCGTCGGGGCGTAGCGCTCCATGAACCGCTCGCCGCTCGCGTTGCGCAGGATCGCGCCCTCACCTCGCGCGCCCTCGGTGAGCAGGATGCCCAGACCCGCGAGACCCGTCGGGTGGAACTGGAAGAACTCCATGTCCTCGAGCGGCAGGCCCTTGCGCCAGACGATGCCGACGCCGTCACCGGTGAGGGTGTGGGCGTTCGAGGTGGTCTTGTAGATCTTGCCGAAGCCGCCGGTCGCGAACACGATCGACTTCGCCTGGAACACGTGCAGCTCACCGGTCGACAGCTCGTACGCGACGACGCCGCTCGGCTGGGGCGTGCCGTCGACATCCGTCATCACGAGGTCGAGCACGTAGAACTCGTTGAAGAACTGGATGCCGTGCTTGACGCAGTTCTGGTACAGCGTCTGCAGGATCATGTGGCCGGTGCGGTCGGCGGCGTAGCAGGCGCGGCGCACGGGCGTCTTGCCGTGGTCGGCGGTGTGTCCGCCGAAGCGGCGCTGGTCGATCTTGCCGTCGGGGGTGCGGTTGAACGGCAGACCCATGTTCTCGAGGTCGAGCACCGCGTCGATCGCCTCTTTCGCGAGGATCTCGGCCGCGTCCTGGTCGACGAGATAGTCGCCGCCCTTGACGGTGTCGAAGGTGTGCCACTCCCACGAGTCCTCTTCGACGTTCGCGAGCGCGGCGGCCATGCCGCCCTGCGCCGCGCCCGTGTGCGAACGCGTCGGGTACAGCTTCGAGATGACGGCG carries:
- a CDS encoding succinate dehydrogenase iron-sulfur subunit; its protein translation is MSTATLEGRAAPPPAQAQSFTVTVIIRRFDPEVDEEPRWQDFDVEMYPTDRILDALHKIKWEQDGSLTFRRSCAHGICGSDAMRINGRNRLACKTLIKDLDIAKPIYIEAIKGLPLEKDLIVDMEPFFESYREIQPFLIASSKPEKERIQSPVARERFDDTTKCILCAACTSSCPVFWTDGQYFGPAAIVNAHRFIFDDRDEGAQVRLDILNDREGVWRCRTTFNCSEACPRGIQVTQAIAEVKNAIMRGKPDIPLTVKG
- the sdhA gene encoding succinate dehydrogenase flavoprotein subunit, with the translated sequence MTNGAAEAAGTSTLIDGVHHHQYDVVIVGAGGAGMRAAIEAGPKAKTAVISKLYPTRSHTGAAQGGMAAALANVEEDSWEWHTFDTVKGGDYLVDQDAAEILAKEAIDAVLDLENMGLPFNRTPDGKIDQRRFGGHTADHGKTPVRRACYAADRTGHMILQTLYQNCVKHGIQFFNEFYVLDLVMTDVDGTPQPSGVVAYELSTGELHVFQAKSIVFATGGFGKIYKTTSNAHTLTGDGVGIVWRKGLPLEDMEFFQFHPTGLAGLGILLTEGARGEGAILRNASGERFMERYAPTIKDLAPRDIVSRCMVQEVAEGRGAGPHKDYVLLDCTHLGAEVLETKLPDITEFARTYLGVDPVYEPVPVMPTAHYAMGGIPTNVKAEVLRDNDTVVPGLYAAGECACVSVHGSNRLGTNSLLDINVFGKRAGNNAVEYAATVDFTPLPADPAAGVRELVEMLRNSNGTERVAAIRKELQDEMDRNAQVFRTDESLEKVTKIIAGLRERYRNVSIQDKGKRYNTDLLEAIELGFLLDLAEVVVFSARNRKESRGGHMRDDFPKRDDAGYMKHTMAYLTGDPHSSLADDHIRLDWKPVVMTRYEPMERKY